The proteins below come from a single Salvelinus fontinalis isolate EN_2023a chromosome 1, ASM2944872v1, whole genome shotgun sequence genomic window:
- the LOC129852348 gene encoding cullin-9-like isoform X2: protein MVGERRNGNLLVQLGTKLQAYPEELIRQRRTHDGQTEYLIRWCLLAIDDGSGSGGGSNEAGGGGGSSSGVGGSSGSTSGESKTENILMWMSTEDVYANCPTLLGKRKADTQRPLQEEERPSGEFPADVTFDEVELSDMKDDVKNLVTRARKQMAKKSDFAISITHTIHVLSAYASIGSLVGVFKETGALDLLMELLCNKERQTRRSAGKMLRALASHDAGSRAYVLLSLSQQDGIEQHMDFDNRYTLLELFAETTSSEEHGISFEGIHLPQIPGKLLFSLVKRYLCVTSLMDKLNTAGVESSSERQDAAGSSGTGHQPENLRVQREFEFTMAMANLISELVRVMGWDRNRQPPQSAGLVQGSVCGEDQEDETPRRVVRSIFQPRFSASASASPAAAAASNMAAATPPKKKTGNGFKTRTDFASRSAYVEYVQENLKSGMLVRMLEDYEEVSAGDEGDFRYSNDGSPPVQVYWTSLSRTYWVHWHMVEILGTGTSGQGEKDAQEKASTLTETIKLTTVSQTLFSKPPGGLYSLPYLAEGLQSDGATLSRAEWWEVLFFIKKLEPKQQQEINNILCQSLDEQMSDVDEATLIQLSVPGEVARKLLHYLKQTLQNSCLWDLLCSHAFSKHYLRRGGGGLEDDELLPDGSLGSSGLGGGRGNSSDATAAASSSSAMGSLSKKPKKESPTDYCSDTESELPMEDESNNPEDLMEKMKVFNNPKVQGKKTALEKLGEVVDIMKKSGSDPVQQLAGIKFIIQVLEDEGPQERSTLRTDAVQTIRDKVLKLLVEILSGQPKENVVSTLRLTRALMVKYEWRVSFATEGGVKVILSCMQEYPTVPQIQQVALATLMVITGASKHDLGSMSSCYLPLPESGTPMMLGVFASIGSATAEGSKGLLAAIPAGIELMLNTPRCMLSVRNGLLVIIMLISSSKSLAEQLVACDVSAVLKKCLTASRPVNMLAIIALNHISMVHKLEKKESKDELDFKDTELKMLVVSLKEMTATKEVILTLEQLLCDDASQLEEERNQVTRSRETYQDLVRLMDQHRADRAAQLSILRILNKFLDNYLEDLLPWHESIEPCLSSMTAFINDREVVQLLIRFLYRLASVNKDYAVVMCRLGTKDALVKALDKHSINLLLVTELRDLITDCEKYASLYKKMTTSVLAGCIQMVLGQIEEHRRSHQPINIPFFDIFLRNLCQGSSVELKEDKCWEKMEVSSNHHRANKLTDKNPKTYWESNGCTGSHFINIYMHKGVVIRQLAVLVASEDSSYMPARMVVLAGDDPTNINTELNTVNVPPSANRIVLLENMTRFWSIVQIRIKRCQQGGIDTRVHGFEVLGPKPTFWPVFKEQLCCRTYLFYTTKAHTWCQEILEDKAQLLQLFNKLNSALRHEQMFADRFLPDAEAAEALGRTCWEALITPIVQSITISETQVLSPLSWLLSEYLDNAESARRCKSRAAIFNSRVRRLTHLLVHVDTSRVDTEELKPPIKCSINRSKDLKNGKEGKNKDAAAVSSSSSSNSVKPKMKNTSSIAGIALCWQGVVQRQVKKFLDSTCSLPDFVERYRNMYLRLKNAMEELFGQQTAFVLALRHGFSAALLQLSILTAMHVSERFAQYIDLMIQESGVDSGNVETLNQLQQFLEPMLFLSGLELANTFEHFYRYYLGDRLLGQGKVWLESAVIMQIGTCFPNRFPQQMLKNLSESEELQQEFHLYRLQQLDKTLQDVDEEMMDDQPSEPEEESEVKVLILSPRCWAVSSPCYMDNHSRYFPKQLCTYLAEFTDFYSNSQCMYNLTHSKPRRLQWTWLGHAELRYGSCTLYVSTLQMYILLQFNHQADVSVEALQQATGLSPTMLAHALSPLTAGKGILTQDSPDNNLVKGVLRLNKKAQSQSLENHSYCYLLPKQTYLNVDEDAARSLERKRNFIYCLIIQIMKAEKEMHIDNLVFRVLDTCQKREATRSPGSVRFSCSTTDVLSCVMHVISKGYIRRNEDSPHIVEFLPEDPSTPQKGQAHFSFSKAELKNTPSSSNADISLEGISAAPPSAEDGVLEAVLLSMGRTMNQEEVRQLMQRTVQQVSGTLSLDLDRAEHLLVHCKWNVDVLIQRYTDDPDSLVLAAGLKGLNPQPPPSPVASCPVCLISQTGEAEPAPTLCCMHYCCRSCWQEYLTARIEQNLVMNCNCPITDCRAQPTSQFFFNILTDKDTIAKYENALLRGYVECCSNLTWCTNPLGCDQILCKENIGSMGTCSKCCWSSCFSCNFPEAHYPASCSHMSQWMDDGGYYEGMTMEAQSKHLAKLISKRCPSCQAQIEKNEGCLHMTCAKCNHGFCWRCLKPWKPTHKDYYNCSAMVSKAARQEKKFQDYNERCTFHNQAKDFAINLESKVSSINEALQMKSLTFVIDACKVLAQARKVLAYSCVYSYYNQDTEKMDVMEQQMEALELHTNALQILLEETLLQCTDLASCVRLLKPEHLNTGLELIRRIQERLVAILQHSTQDFRVGYNSKTGQEQESAQASNLSKTTDANKAAGASESGDSDNNNNNEEEGGDEAEEDDEYDDEEVLEWHEDDEDDIDEDDFFSDDDESENLERDFSPFD, encoded by the exons GGAGCCGTGCCTATGTGCTCCTGTCCCTCAGCCAGCAGGACGGTATTGAGCAGCACATGGACTTTGACAATCGCTACACCCTCCTGGAGCTGTTTGCAGAGACCACCTCCTCTGAGGAGCATGGCATCTCTTTTGAGGGGATCCACCTCCCTCAG ATCCCAGGGAAGCTGCTGTTCTCCCTGGTGAAGCGCTACCTGTGTGTGACGTCCCTGATGGACAAGCTCAACACGGCAGGGGTGGAGTCGAGCTCTGAGCGACAAGACGCAGCAGGCTCCTCAGGGACAGGCCACCAGCCGGAGAACCTGCGTGTCCAACGAGAGTTTGAGTTCACCATGGCCATGGCTAACCTCATCTCTGAGCTGGTGCGCGTCATGGGTTGGGACCGCAACCGGCAGCCGCCACAGTCAGCCGGCCTGGTCCAGGGCAGCGTCTGCGGAGAGGACCAGGAGGACGAGACGCCCCGCCGTGTGGTGCGTTCTATTTTCCAGCCCCGCTTCTCTGCCTCTGCTTCTGCCTCTCCTGCCGCCGCTGCCGCCTCTAACATGGCAGCCGCCACACCACCCAAGAAGAAGACCGGCAACGGCTTCAAGACGCGCACAGACTTCGCAAGCCGCTCGGCTTACGTGGAATATGTGCAGGAAAACCTGAAGAGCGGCATGCTGGTCCGTATGTTGGAAGATTATGAGGAGGTCAGCGCTGGTGATGAGGGGGATTTCCGCTACAGTAATGACGGCTCGCCACCAGTGCAG GTGTACTGGACCTCCCTGTCTCGAACCTACTGGGTGCACTGGCACATGGTTGAGATCCTGGGCACTGGCACCAGTGGACAGGGTGAGAAAGACGCCCAGGAGAAGGCCTCCACCCTGACTGAGACCATCAAGCTCACGACTG TGAGTCAGACATTATTCTCCAAGCCTCCTGGTGGGCTGTACTCGTTGCCTTACCTGGCTGAGGGGCTGCAGTCTGACGGCGCCACCCTGAGCAGGGCCGAGTGGTGGGAAGTGCTCTTTTTCATCAAGAAGCTAGAACCAAAGCAACAGCAGGAGATCAACAACATCCTGTGTCAGAGCCTCGATGAACAG ATGTCAGACGTAGACGAGGCCACTCTTATCCAGCTGTCGGTGCCAGGCGAGGTGGCCCGGAAGCTGCTCCACTACCTGAAGCAGACCCTGCAGAACTCGTGTCTGTGGGACCTGCTCTGCTCCCATGCCTTCTCTAAACACTACCTGCGGCGCGGTGGGGGAGGCCTGGAAGACGATGAGCTGCTGCCCGACGGCTCCCTCGGATCCTCTGGCCTGGGTGGAGGAAGGGGCAACTCATCTGATGCTACCGCCGCTGCCTCTTCCTCCTCTGCCATGGGCTCATTGTCCAAGAAGCCCAAGAAGGAGAGTCCTACGGACTATTGCTCTGACACAGAGTCTGAATTGCCCATGGAAGATGAGTCTAACAACCCAGAAGACCTGATGGAAAAGATGAAAG TGTTTAACAACCCCAAGGTGCAGGGCAAGAAGACAGCCCTGGAGAAGCTGGGGGAGGTGGTTGACATCATGAAGAAGAGTGGCTCAGATCCAGTCCAGCAGCTGGCTGGGATCAAGTTCATCATCCAGGTCCTAGAGGATGAGGGGCCTCAGGAGAGAAGTACTCTCAGGACGGACGCTGTCCAGACCATACG GGATAAAGTCCTGAAGCTTTTGGTCGAGATACTGAGTGGGCAGCCCAAGGAGAACGTGGTCAGCACCCTGCGTCTCACCCGCGCCCTCATGGTCAAGTACGAGTGGAGGGTCTCCTTCGCCACTGAAGGTGGCGTCAAAGTTATCCTCTCCTGTATGCAGGAGTACCCCACTGTCCCACAGATCCAGCAAGTCGCTCTGGCT acTCTGATGGTTATCACAGGTGCCAGTAAGCATGACCTGGGCAGTATGAGCAGCTGTTATCTTCCTCTCCCTGAGTCTGGCACACCCATGATGCTCGGTGTCTTTGCCAGTATTGGCTCTGCCACCGCCGAGGGCTCAAAGGGACTGCTGGCTGCAATCCCCGCTGGCATTGAACTGATGCTCAACACACCTAG GTGTATGTTATCGGTGAGGAATGGTCTGTTGGTGATCATCATGCTGATATCCAGTAGTAAGAGCCTGGCGGAACAGCTGGTGGCCTGTGACGTCAGCGCTGTGCTCAAGAAGTGCCTCACAGCTTCGCGGCCAGTGAACATGCTGGCCATCATTGCCCTCAACCACATTTCCATGGTCCACAAGCTGGAGAAAAAAG AGTCAAAGGATGAGTTGGACTTCAAGGACACAGAgctgaagatgctggtggtgagcCTGAAGGAGATGACGGCAACCAAGGAGGTGATCCTGACGCTGGAGCAGCTGCTGTGCGACGACGCCTCCCAGCTAGAGGAGGAGCGCAACCAGGTGACCCGCAGCCGAGAGACCTACCAGGACCTGGTGCGCCTCATGGACCAGCACCGAGCTGACCGGGCTGCGCAGCTCTCCATCCTCAG AATATTGAACAAGTTCTTGGACAATTACCTGGAGGATCTGCTTCCATGGCATGAGAGCATAGAACCATGCTTGTCTTCTATGACCGCATTCATCAATGACCGTGAG GTTGTCCAGCTGCTCATCCGCTTCCTGTATCGCCTGGCCTCTGTGAACAAAGACTATGCTGTGGTGATGTGTCGTCTGGGCACGAAGGACGCCCTGGTCAAGGCGCTAGACAAGCACAGTATCAACCTGCTGTTGGTCACAGAGCTGCGGGACTTAATCACAGACTGTGAGAAGTATGCCAGTCTCTACAAGAAAATGACCACCAGCGTTCTGGCTGGTTGCATACAG ATGGTTTTGGGCCAAATAGAGGAGCATCGGCGAAGCCATCAACCAATTAACATCCCTTTCTTTGACATCTTTCTGCGCAATCTGTGCCAAG GATCAAGTGTGGAACTCAAGGAGGACAAGTGCTGGGAGAAAATGGAGGTTTCCTCTAATCACCATCGAGCCAACAAGCTCACTGACAAGAACCCCAAAACGTACTGGGAGTCCAATGGCTGCACAGGTTCCCATTTTATCAACATCTACATGCACAAGGGGGTGGTGATTAG GCAATTGGCAGTGCTTGTGGCCAGTGAAGACTCCAGCTATATGCCTGCCCGAATGGTAGTACTTGCAGGAGACGACCCCACAAACATCAACACAGAGCTGAACACA GTCAATGTGCCTCCTTCAGCCAATCGCATTGTGTTGCTGGAGAACATGACCCGCTTCTGGTCCATTGTGCAGATCAGGATCAAGAGGTGTCAGCAG GGTGGCATTGACACAAGGGTCCACGGCTTTGAGGTGCTGGGGCCCAAGCCCACCTTCTGGCCCGTGTTCAAGGAGCAGCTCTGCTGTCGCACCTATCTATTCTACACCACTAAGGCCCACACCTGGTGCCAGGAGATCCTGGAGGACAAGGCCCAGCTGCTGCAGCTCTTCAACAA ACTGAACAGCGCTCTGCGACATGAGCAGATGTTTGCTGACCGCTTCCTGCCTGATGCCGAGGCAGCGGAGGCTCTGGGACGTACCTGCTGGGAGGCCCTCATCACCCCCATCGTACAGAGCATCACCATCTCGG AGACCCAAgtcctcagtcctctctcctgGCTGCTCAGTGAGTACCTTGACAACGCAGAGTCAGCCAGGCGCTGCAAGAGCCGGGCCGCCATCTTCAACTCCCGCGTCCGTCGCCTCACCCACCTGCTGGTCCATGTGGATACCAGCAGAGTGGACACAGAGGAGCTCAAGCCGCCCATCAAGTGCA GTATCAACCGAAGCAAAGATTTAAAGA AtggaaaagagggaaagaacaaAGATGCAGCCGctgtctcctcttcttcctcctccaacTCTGTCAAGCCGAAGATGAAGAACACCAGCAGTATTGCAGGGATAGCACTGTGTTGGCAGGGCGTTGTACAGAGACAG GTTAAGAAGTTTTTGGACTCTACGTGCAGCCTGCCAGACTTTGTGGAGCGCTACAGGAACATGTACCTCCGTCTGAAGAATGCCATGGAGGAGCTGTTTGGCCAACAGACAGCGTTTGTGCTGGCTCTCCGCCACGGCTTCTCTGCTGCTCTCCTACAGCTCTCCATCCTCACCGCCATGCAC GTGAGCGAGCGGTTTGCCCAGTACATCGACTTGATGATCCAGGAGAGTGGAGTGGACTCTGGCAACGTGGAGACTCTTAACCAGTTGCAGCAGTTCCTAGAACCCATGCTCTTCCTCTCCGGCCTGGAGCTGGCCAACACCTTTGAGCACTTTTACAG GTACTACCTGGGTGACAGGCTGCTAGGCCAGGGCAAGGTGTGGCTGGAGAGTGCTGTCATAATGCAGATAGGCACCTGCTTCCCCAACCGCTTCCCCCAGCAGATGCTGAAGAACCTTAGTGAGTCTGAGGAGCTGCAGCAGGAGTTCCACCTCTACCGCCTCCAGCAGCTGGATAAGACCCTTCAGGATGTCGACGAGGAG ATGATGGATGATCAGCCGTCGGAGCCTGAGGAGGAGAGTGAGGTGAAGGTGCTGATCCTGTCTCCTCGCTGCTGGGCTGTCTCCTCCCCCTGCTACATGGACAACCACAGCAGATACTTCCCCAAGCAGCTCTGCACCTACCTGGCAGAGTTCACGGACTTCTACTCTAACA GCCAGTGCATGTACAATCTGACCCACAGTAAGCCCCGGCGTCTACAGTGGACCTGGCTGGGCCATGCAGAGCTGCGCTACGGCTCCTGCACTCTCTACGTCTCCACCCTGCAGATGTACATCCTCCTACAGTTCAACCACCAAGCG GATGTATCTGTGGAGGCTCTTCAGCAGGCCACAGGCCTCTCCCCGACAATGCTGGCCCATGCTCTGTCTCCCCTCACAGCAGGGAAGGGCATTCTCACCCAAGACAGCCCTGACAACAATCTTGTGAAGG GAGTCCTGAGATTGAACAAAAAAGCTCAGTCTCAGAGTTTGGAAAACCACAGCTATTGCTACCTGCTGCCCAAGCAGACCTACCTGAATGTGGACGAGGATGCTGCCCGCTcgctggagaggaagaggaacttCATCTACTGCCTCATCATCCAGATCATGAAGGCTGAGAAAGAGATGCACATAGACAACCTGGTGTTCAGA GTGTTGGATACGTGTCAGAAGCGGGAGGCGACTCGTTCCCCGGGCTCAGTTCGTTTCAGCTGCAGCACTACAGACGTGCTGTCCTGCGTCATGCATGTCATCAGCAAGGGCTACATCAGGCGCAACGAGGACAGCCCCCACATCGTGGAGTTCCTGCCCGAGGACCCCTCCACTCCCCAGAAGGGCCAAGCGCATTTCTCCTTCAGCAAGGCTGAGCTGAAGAATACGCCCAGCAGCAGCAACGCTGACATCAG CCTGGAAGGCATCAGTGCAGCCCCTCCGAGTGCAGAAGATGGAGTCCTGGAGGCTGTCCTGTTGTCCATGGGCCGGACCATGAACCAGGAGGAAGTCCGGCAGCTGATGCAGCGCACCGTCCAGCAGGTGTCTGGCACTCTGAGTTTGGACCTGGACCGGGCTGAGCACCTGCTGGTCCACTGCAAGTGGAACGTGGACGTGCTGATCCAGCGCTACACAGACGACCCAGACTCCCTGGTTTTGGCTGCCGGGCTAAAGGGCCTGAACCCCCAGCCGCCCCCTAGCCCCGTGGCCAGCTGCCCCGTGTGCCTCATCTCCCAAACAGGGGAGGCAGAGCCTGCCCCCACCCTCTGCTGCATGCACTACTGCTGCCGG TCTTGCTGGCAGGAGTACCTCACGGCCAGGATTGAGCAGAACCTGGTGATGAACTGCAACTGTCCAATCACAGACTGCCGTGCGCAACCTACTTCTCAGTTCTTCTTCAACATCCTGACCGACAAAGACACCATCGCCAAG TATGAGAACGCGCTCCTCCGGGGCTACGTGGAGTGCTGCTCCAACCTGACCTGGTGCACCAACCCCCTGGGCTGTGACCAGATCTTGTGCAAGGAGAACATCGGCAGCATGGGAACCTGCTCAAAGTGCTGCTGGTCCTCCTGCTTTAGCTGCAACTTCCCAGAG GCTCACTACCCAGCCAGCTGCAGTCACATGTCCCAGTGGATGGACGATGGTGGCTACTACGAGGGCATGACCATGGAAGCCCAAAGTAAGCACCTTGCCAAACTCATCTCCAAACGCTGCCCCAGCTGccaggcccagatagagaagAATGAAGGCTGCCTTCA TATGACCTGTGCCAAATGTAACCATGGATTTTGCTGGAGGTGTCTCAAGCCATGGAAACCAACCCACAAAGACTACTACAACTGCTCAGCTATG GTGAGTAAAGCAGCAAGGCAGGAAAAGAAGTTCCAAGACTACAATGAGAGATGCACTTTCCACAACCAGGCCAAGGACTTCGCCATCAATCTGGAGAGCAAAGTCTCCTCCATCAATGAAGCCCTGCAAATGAAGTCATTGACGTTTGTTATTGATGCCTGCAAAGTACTCGCTCAAGCTCGCAAG GTGCTGGCCTACTCGTGTGTGTACAGCTACTACAACCAGGACACCGAGAAGATGGATGTGATGGAGCAGCAAATGGAAGCCCTGGAGCTTCACACCAATGCCCTACAGATTCTGCTGG aggagaCCCTGTTGCAGTGCACTGATCTAGCGTCCTGCGTACGTCTCCTGAAGCCTGAGCACCTCAACACTGGCTTGGAACTCATCCGCCGCATTCAGGAGCGTCTGGTGGCCATTCTTCAACACTCGACCCAG GACTTTCGAGTGGGCTACAACTCCAAAACGGGACAGGAACAGGAATCTGCTCAAGCTTCAAATCTCTCTAAGACCACAGATGCCAACAAAGC GGCTGGGGCCTCTGAGTCTGGTgactctgacaacaacaacaacaatgaggAGGAAGGTGGAGATGAGGCAGAGGAGGATGATGAGTATGACGATGAGGAAGTCCTCGAATGGCATGAAGATGACGAAGATGACATAGACGAGGATGACTTCTTCTCTGATGACGACGAGTCTGAAAACCTTGAGAGGGATTTCAGTCCTTTTGACTAA